In Pseudomonas coleopterorum, the genomic window TGCTGTCGTCTAACCGGAATCGCTCGGCGAAGGTAGAAGGGCTCGTTTACACAGTCGATCCGCGCATAAACATGGCTCATGTGGTGATAAGGGCAGCCCTGTCGCTCGGGGTCTACCTGCAGTGCCGCTTGAGCTCCACAAATGCGCGGAAATCCCCGTAGGGAATGGGCAGTTTACCGTGGAAGAAAATGGACGATGCCTGGTTGTAAAAGCCGTGCGGTGATTTTACATACGCTTTTGCTCTAGCTCGGGCTGCTTGAATCATTTCGCGATTACGGTACCCGGCTTTTTCTACCTGGTCGGTGACGATCTGCTCTACGACTTCAGCACGCCCTGCAGCGTTGAAGCTGGTCACCATAAAAGTGGCTAGGGTTCGGTAAAACCATTCTCCGCAGTGGAATAGCTTCAGAGGGGCAGCTAACAAGGCAAGCCCTGCCTGCAAATCGCCAGACTGAACGACTGACTTGTAGAACGCTGGAATGACGTCTCGAAGGTAGCCAGCTTGCACCTCATCAGGTGCCGCAATGAGATAGTTGAATGGGCAAGGCGCCGTGATGCTTACAAGCTTTGAAATCTCCAACCCGTGGCATACAGCTAGCACTACCGCCGTGTTATTACGGGTCGCCTGGTTAATCGCCGCAATCTCCTGGACAAGCTCTTCCCATCCGACATATTCATTGCTGGCGGGCAGGAAGATTCCTTTCGCAGGATCTCCATGGCACTCGAAATGTAGTACGGGAAAGAGAACGCCTGATCTGCATTCCGTCTGCACCATCCTCAGTGCTGCAATCAACATCTGCTTGCTTTTGATCTTGTGGAAACTGCAGTACCCCGCTCGGCCAATAGCGGTGGAGTGGTCGAGCAAATCCTCGTAAAGCCGCAATCCTGTTTGCATTTCGCTTTCACCGAGCGCATCGAAAATGATCAAGCCGTTGTTTTGGCATATCGAGGTATAAACCAGCTCTTCCATAGTCACGATTATCCAGGTGGTACGGGTTTCGTATCATGCCTGCCGCGCCCCAGCGGCGCACGCAAGGCGTCACGCCGTCCATGACCTACGAGGTTCCCCAGGGGGATACGTTCCTCTGCGGCTGCCTTTCGTTTTTGTAATCCTACCTCCACCTCGCCGTTATGTTCGACTCGTCAAAATGCGCCTGCTGGCAGCTCGCATAACAAAACAAGCCAGATCGACATTGACAAAAATCTGCCGATTCGAACGGAGCGCACATGACTCACTTGAAGAAACTATCCCTGGCCTTGATTTCAGCAGCAGCCAGTTTTACACCCGTTACCAGCTTTGCGGATGAGGAAAAGGAGGGATTTATCGAGGGCAGTACGCTCACGGTACTCACCCGGAATTTCTATATGAACCGTGACCACCGAAAGGGGGAGTCAAGCCCCACAGGCAATGGGTATTCCGAGGCATGGGCACAAGGAATCATTGGCCGATTTGAATCTGGCTTCACGCAGGGCACCTTTGGTGTTGGGGTTGATGCGTTTGCGATGACGGGTATCAAGCTCGATACCGGTGGAGGCCGTAACGGCGCCAGGAGCTCATTTGACGTACTACCGGTTGATGGCAATGGCGATGCCGAAGATGAGTACACAAAACTGGGTGGTTCGATCAAGGCACGGGCTTTCGATACCGTTGTAAACATGGGAGACGTGTTCCCTACGACCCCAGTCGTGTCCTTCGGCGATTCGCGCCTGCTCCCAGAGAGCTTCCGAGGGGTGACCGCTGTGAACAACAGCATCAGCGACTTGACCCTTCAAGCAGGGCGCCTTCATGCAATGAGCCAGCCTGCGTCCAGCGGGATGCAGGATGATTTTGCTACGTTTTATGCAGGCTCAGTGGACTCACCATGGGTTGGGTACTTCGGAGGCGAGTATGACGCGACTGATCGGCTAAGCCTCAGTCTTTACGGAAGTCGTTTGAAAGATGCGTGGGATCAAACCTACGTCTCTGCTTCATATGTTCAACCCATCACAAACGCGCTTGCTCTCACCGCTGACTTCAACTACTACAATGCAAAAGATGAAGGAAGAAAACTTCTTGGCGAGTTCGATAACGACATCTGGAGCGCGAAGCTTGGAGTCAAGTACGGCGCACATACGCTGTCGCTCTCACACCAGCGTAACCAAGGCGATGATGACTTCGATTATCTGCGTCAATCCGATTCGATCTATCTCGCGAACTCGATCCAGTACAGCGACTTCAACTCCCCTAAGGAAAGATCATGGATGATCACCTATAACATCGAAATGTCACCGTTTGGCTTGCCTGGTCTGTCGTTCATGACCCGTTACGCCAAGGGCACCGGAGCGGATTACTCGAATGCGAATAACGTCTATATGCGTCGAGATGGAGAAGGAAACCCCTTGACCGATCAACATCGCTGGGAGCGTGACATTGAGGCCAAGTACGTCGTCCAAACAGGATCTATGAAAGACTTGTCACTGCGAATGCGTCAGGCCACGACACGAGCTACGGCCTTTGAATCTGACCTAGACGAAGTCAGGCTGATAGTCGAGTACCCACTCAGCATCCTGTAACGCCCTAACCATAACGCCTGGCGCTATGGTGACGTTATAGCTGAGTAACAAAAGAAAAGGCGCCCTATACAAGGCGCCTTTATCTGCGGAATATAAAATACTTAATGCGTTAGTCCGGTAGGCCGTTTTAAGTCCTTGCCGTCCGCTCATCGGGTCAGTGTTTATTGCGGCATTCGCTTAGCGCCATGTACTGCACTGTCATTAGCTCACCCGCTGAGTTCTCATAAGTCATAAGTCGCGGTATGACCTGGCAGCTTTTTGTATCCGGTGTCTGTCGTACAACTTTCGCTACGTCCAGTTTCATGCCGTACTTGTATTCGATAATCTCTGGCATGGGCTTGTCTTTCTTATCTGCATAGGCCTGGATAGCAATTTGATGCTTCTCAATAGACTCCTGAGCCAAGGAGTCGCCACTGAGTGCATAGGATGGCAGAGAAGCTAAAGAAATGCAGGTGGCTATCAGTGCGGACATAAGGCGCATAGTGTGAACCTCTATTAGTAAGTATCCCCATTATATGAAGGGGGGATTACCTGGAGGTTGCCCAAGAATTACGATTCGGAAATCTATATCCTCCGAACGATTGCCGCTACCTTTGGCATAACAATATTGTAATCTTGCGATCATGTTGCTGTTAGCAGGCGAGGGTTATGCTTTACCTAATCTCTACAGAAAGGAATTCTGACTTCTGGAGCCGCCCAATAATTTTCCGGTGATATATATGAAGCTCGTGAAATCGATCCTGTTCGTGGCCACAACTCTTTCTTGCGCCCTGGCCTTTGCCCAAGATGGCAGCGAGCGCTCCATGCAAGCGGCTCAGCAGTTCCGTCTTGCCCAGCAGGAAGCCCGCGAAAAGAATGAATTGCGCGTTGAATCGCAGCGGCTGGTAAAGGACGAAGATAAAACGGAAAAACAAGTGTCGGAGAAATCCGAAGGTTAACCACATCACATCGGATTCACCTTAGAAGCTCAAGAGCTCCTTTGGAAAAGGTGAATATTTAAGCGTCCTTCGGGGCGCTTTTTTTTGCCTTTTCGGAACTGTGGTGAACACCTCCAACACGCGTCTGTCTCACAGATACAAACTGGTTTGCACTTCTTTTTATCTGATGCAAGGAACACATTATGAGCGCAGGTCACAGCCATGGGCAGGTACGCGCAGGGCATGAAAAGAAGCTCTTGATGGCACTGGGCCTGACCACTGGATTCATGATTGCAGAAGTGATCGGCGCATGGATAACCGGCAGCCTGGCATTGCTTTCTGATGCT contains:
- a CDS encoding OprD family porin; translation: MTHLKKLSLALISAAASFTPVTSFADEEKEGFIEGSTLTVLTRNFYMNRDHRKGESSPTGNGYSEAWAQGIIGRFESGFTQGTFGVGVDAFAMTGIKLDTGGGRNGARSSFDVLPVDGNGDAEDEYTKLGGSIKARAFDTVVNMGDVFPTTPVVSFGDSRLLPESFRGVTAVNNSISDLTLQAGRLHAMSQPASSGMQDDFATFYAGSVDSPWVGYFGGEYDATDRLSLSLYGSRLKDAWDQTYVSASYVQPITNALALTADFNYYNAKDEGRKLLGEFDNDIWSAKLGVKYGAHTLSLSHQRNQGDDDFDYLRQSDSIYLANSIQYSDFNSPKERSWMITYNIEMSPFGLPGLSFMTRYAKGTGADYSNANNVYMRRDGEGNPLTDQHRWERDIEAKYVVQTGSMKDLSLRMRQATTRATAFESDLDEVRLIVEYPLSIL
- a CDS encoding DUF2790 domain-containing protein, translated to MRLMSALIATCISLASLPSYALSGDSLAQESIEKHQIAIQAYADKKDKPMPEIIEYKYGMKLDVAKVVRQTPDTKSCQVIPRLMTYENSAGELMTVQYMALSECRNKH